From the Thunnus albacares chromosome 24, fThuAlb1.1, whole genome shotgun sequence genome, one window contains:
- the dhrsx gene encoding dehydrogenase/reductase SDR family member on chromosome X: MWLLSVLVPLAKLYLCGVKVLLYQMFNRSFTLPVLPKQNGRVAIVTGGTRGMGFETARHLASLGMHVIIAGNEREEGRAAVRKIHEEGSEGKAEFVFLDLTSLKSVRQFVQTFKARGLPLHVLVNNAGTMLVPERQTEDGFEFHFCLNYLGHFLLTNLLLDILKRSGRPGCCSRIVNMSSATHYAGVINMDDLNRRVCYSSHGAYSQSKLALVLFTYHLQEQLMAGGFLVTVNAVDPGMVDTALYNNLWTLAQALKKPVAKILFRTPAEGASISVYAATASEMEGVGGCYLYNGQKTKSSDSSYDSELQAEMWKKSCELVGL, translated from the exons ATGTGGCTGCTGTCAGTGTTGGTGCCTCTTGCCAAACTGTATTTATGCGGAGTTAAAGTCCTTCTCTATCAGATGTTCAACAGATCTTTTACGCTACCAG TCTTGCCCAAGCAAAATGGAAGGGTTGCCATTGTGACTGGGGGTACCCGAGGAATGGGTTTTGAGACAGCGAGACACCTGGCAAGCCTTGGCATGCATGTTATCATAG CTGGGAACGAGAGAGAAGAAGGCAGAGCAGCTGTCAGGAAGATTCATGAAGAAGGCAGCGAGGGGAAAG CTGAGTTTGTCTTCCTGGACCTGACCTCGCTGAAATCTGTGCGACAGTTTGTTCAAACATTCAAAGCCCGAGGTCTCCCCCTCCATGTTCTGGTTAACAACG CCGGGACCATGCTGGTTcctgagagacagacggagGACGGCTTTGAGTTCCACTTTTGTCTCAACTACCTCGGCCACTTCCTGCTGACCAACCTGCTGCTGGACATACTGAAGAGGTCGGGACGACCAGGCTGCTGCTCCCGTATCGTCAACATGTCCTCTGCAACACATTATGCCGGCGTTATAAACATGGATGACTTAAACAGGAG GGTCTGCTACAGTTCCCATGGTGCCTATTCCCAAAGCAAACTGGCTCTGGTCCTCTTCACCTACCACCTGCAGGAGCAGTTGATGGCCGGCGGCTTCCTGGTGACCGTCAATGCTGTGGACCCCGGCATGGTGGACACGGCACTGTACAACAACCTGTGGACCCTCGCACAGGCGCTCAAGAAGCCAGTAGCCAAGATACTATTCAGG ACTCCAGCAGAGGGAGCCTCCATAAGCGTCTATGCTGCAACTGCCTCTGAGATGGAGGGGGTCGGTGGCTGTTACCTGTACAATGGCCAGAAGACAAAGTCCTCTGACAGCTCCTACGACTCTGAGCTACAAGCTGAGATGTGGAAAAAGAGCTGTGAGCTTGTAGGCCTGTAG
- the LOC122976580 gene encoding E3 SUMO-protein ligase ZBED1-like: MEGKSSGPSCSGLNLVAHPRAKSKVWKYFGFDTDADGCILHWKRIYCRVCMSQIAYSGNTSNLSYHLEKNHPAEFSEFVKSNTDQMREAFATAFSRIKTEPSGLQVQQSLDTNLRQSLNYENRRHNDLTIAIINFICEGLYPVSVVEEPTFKTLMSTVDPGYSPPSKSDLAVKMLPQMYCRTRDMVFSDLGGVVNCGVTTDLWQSQTQNRTYISLSMHSVNYNSTAGFSMTNKCLKTFEVQEDNTAENITRAMYEAFVEWGIIHKVSGATTNGSVDIVKACSLLELSVEMPCLGHTVNRAVDEAFQLPRVDSFLGCCRKLVDHFREPAMYLLREKQKQHGLAQSALITDRGRSWLATLAMLQRLKEQQVAVTATLIESSSSHHFSFDGPDWALLEGLIEVLQPFKVVANMITSCRYPTISMVRPVLHMLLSTTLKVKEGDLKEISMTKEVISKVLSSTYSQNSQLSQEISTFLNIATFLDPRYKKLPFLSTQERSKVESNIIEEAKAILEKQNAERPCPDDFSVVSDEPPSKKQTLRESSTSSATQDNPLAAIFCQSDADQSQEELHAQVVEELSNYKSQRVLGLNEDPLLWWSSHAALFPTLPKVLQKYWCVPATSVPCHRLFSSSGTVLCGKRNRLAPALVDQQVFLYENSRSYYEPEPCVDDLDNVWEEKRSLGQPLE; this comes from the coding sequence ATGGAGGGTAAAAGTTCAGGACCTTCATGCTCTGGCCTCAATCTGGTCGCACACCCACGAGCAAAAAGCAAAGTCTGGAAATACTTTGGCTTTGACACAGATGCAGATGGGTGCATATTACACTGGAAAAGGATATACTGCCGTGTATGTATGAGCCAAATTGCTTACTCTGGAAATACCTCCAATCTGTCGTACCACCTAGAAAAGAACCATCCTGCAGAGTTCAGTGAGTTTGTGAAGAGCAACACAGATCAGATGCGTGAGGCATTCGCCACAGCATTCTCCAGGATAAAGACAGAGCCCTCAGGTCTACAAGTGCAGCAATCACTGGACACAAACTTAAGGCAAAGCTTGAACTATGAAAACAGACGACATAATGATCTTACAATAGCCATCATCAACTTCATCTGCGAGGGGTTGTACCCTGTATCTGTAGTTGAAGAACCTACTTTCAAGACGTTAATGAGTACAGTCGATCCTGGATACTCTCCACCAAGCAAAAGTGACCTGGCAGTTAAAATGCTTCCTCAGATGTATTGCCGTACCCGGGATATGGTCTTCAGTGATCTTGGTGGGGTTGTGAACTGCGGCGTTACTACAGACCTTTGGCAAAGCCAAACCCAGAACAGAACATATATTTCACTCTCTATGCATTCGGTTAACTACAATAGTACAGCTGGGTTCTCTATGACCAACAAGTGCCTTAAAACATTTGAAGTACAAGAGGACAACACGGCCGAGAATATCACCAGAGCGATGTATGAAGCCTTTGTTGAGTGGGGGATAATTCATAAAGTCAGTGGTGCTACCACAAATGGTTCAGTGGATATTGTGAAAGCATGCTCACTCTTGGAACTGTCTGTGGAAATGCCTTGCCTTGGACACACCGTCAATCGCGCAGTGGACGAAGCCTTCCAGCTGCCGCGAGTAGACAGTTTTTTAGGATGTTGCCGCAAACTTGTTGATCATTTCAGAGAACCGGCAATGTATCtactgagagaaaaacagaagcagcaTGGCCTTGCTCAGTCTGCACTCATCACAGACAGGGGTAGGTCTTGGTTGGCCACATTGGCAATGTTACAAAGACTGAAAGAGCAGCAGGTTGCTGTAACTGCAACGCTTATAGAGAGTTCCAGCAGCCATCATTTCAGCTTTGATGGTCCTGACTGGGCCTTGTTGGAGGGCTTGATTGAAGTCCTCCAACCTTTTAAAGTTGTGGCAAACATGATCACTTCTTGCAGGTACCCAACCATTAGCATGGTAAGGCCTGTGCTTCATATGCTTTTGAGCACCACCCTTAAGGTTAAGGAAGGGGACCTCAAAGAGATCAGCATGACCAAAGAGGTAATCTCCAAGGTCCTATCAAGCACCTACTCACAGAATTCACAACTGTCGCAAGAGATCTCAACATTCCTCAACATTGCTACATTTCTAGATCCCCGGTACAAGAAGTTGCCTTTCCTGTCCACACAGGAACGCTCCAAAGTTGAGAGTAACATCATTGAGGAGGCAAAAGCAATCCTTGAGAAGCAGAATGCAGAGCGGCCATGCCCTGATGATTTTTCTGTGGTGTCTGATGAGCCTCCTAGCAAAAAACAGACTCTGAGAGAATCTTCAACCAGCAGCGCAACCCAAGACAACCCTTTGGCTGCCATATTTTGTCAGTCTGATGCAGACCAGAGTCAGGAGGAGCTGCATGCTCAGGTGGTAGAGGAGCTAAGCAACTACAAATCACAGAGAGTCCTAGGTCTGAATGAAGACCCTTTACTTTGGTGGTCAAGTCATGCAGCCTTGTTCCCCACCCTTCCCAAGGTGCTTCAGAAGTACTGGTGTGTTCCGGCCACAAGTGTCCCTTGTCACAGGCTGTTCAGCTCCTCGGGGACTGTTCTGTGTGGGAAAAGGAACCGTTTAGCTCCAGCACTAGTAGATCAACAAGTTTTCTTGTATGAGAACTCACGGAGTTACTACGAGCCTGAACCCTGTGTGGATGATTTGGACAATGTCTGGGAAGAAAAACGTAGTCTAGGTCAGCCACTTGAGTGA